Within Chaetodon auriga isolate fChaAug3 chromosome 7, fChaAug3.hap1, whole genome shotgun sequence, the genomic segment TAATGTACGGAATTTCCTCCACATCCCAGATTTCTACCATCATCCTCACATGATCTCTCTTCATCCTGCCACCCTCTCTTCTTCTTGGCCCAGGTACCCAGGCGTGGCATGTGAAGCTAGAGGCAGCTCAGAACGTTTTGCTCTGTAAGGAGATCTTCGCCCAGCTGTCCAGGGAAGCTGTCCAGATTAAATCCCAGATCCCTCACATTGTGGTGAAGAATCAGATCATCTCGCAGCCCTTCCCAGGTCAGACTGCTCGTGACAATATCCAAGTGGTTGAACTTCAGCCGGAATGGAGTCTTTGTGCTTCTGCATGAGAAGATCTGCGTTTGTTACATATTTAACTTTGAAGTACATAGACCagtgtttttgctctttatactcCTACACAGTAGGTTAAGTGTGTCAGTTGTTCCCCTGGTACAGATATTATTCACCATATTTATATTTGAATTACTCTAAAAAGTGTCTTCTTCTTGCTTCTGTGATCCAACTTTGCAGGTCTGCAGCTCTCCATCTCACTGTGCCACTCtacaggagagaagaagaaccaCCGGGCGTCTCCAGAGAAACCCAAACCAGACGACCACCTTTACGTACTCGAACACAATCTGCATCAAATGATGAGAGAGGTGAAGCACTGTTTGAAGTCAGTCTGCATCTCACCTTAAGATACTGGTTATatcatatatatgtgtgtgtgtgtgtgcctgcgtggGTGTATACTAAGTGAACTATCAAACATGTTTATTCATGTTATGGGTTGTGTAAAGAAATTAATATGGGCTGTTATATCATCATAATTGGCAAATGTTGACATTTGGCTCAGCTTTCACAACCAGTTTGACTCCTTGACTGGATAAATTTACAATCACAGTGATAAGAAAGCAAAAATGTGatcagttttcattgtttctgtcGTAGTTCcacaagcagcagctgagctctgTGGTGATGCCGCATCCTGCTAGCGCCCCCTTCGGCCACAAACGCCTGCGCCTCGCGGGGCCAATGGCTTACGACAAAGCTGAAATCTCCAGCTTGCAGCAGAGTGAGGGGCTGCTGGAGAAGATCATCAAACAGGCCAAACACATCTTCCTACGCAGCAGGTGACTTCTGAAGCACTATCTATGATTTCATCTGAGGACTGATATGACCACAAAACATTTGCCAATGGTGGTCATTACAGGTCATTTTAGCTACAGGGATGTGAGCAGCCAATCAACACTGAGCTATGCCGCTGGGTCTTATCAGTGGGAATActgtgtaaatgtactttcaGGTGGAAACGCCAGCTTCATGATGTCATTGTTTGCAGTGGAAATAGTTGGAGGTCTTGCAAATGAGTAATATTTGCAGTAAGCAAATATTACTCAGTCTACATGATACGACACTCCCAAAACATGCTCCTGACTATTTACTCTGCCACGCGTGACAAGGAGGTGGCTTACTTTGTCTTTGTTCCCaggaaaatacatttataaacaaaaaagtcattattaagAGATTTGTCAAGGCAGTGTCAACAGTAAATATGCTGACATGCTTCTTGATTCTGCTGTATTAATGTTTGCTCTTGTGGTCACCAGGACGGCGCGGACCATCGACAGCCTGGCCAGTCGCATAGAAGACCCTCAGATCCAGGCTCACTGGTCCAATATCAACGATGTGTACGAGTCCAGCGTCAAGGTGCTCATCACCTCTCAGGGCTACGAGCAGATCTGCAAGTAAGTGGAGGAGATGACAGAGGGcggagggtggaggagaaggaggaaccAGAGCAGAAAGATGGGGGAATATGGGGAACACAAGAGAGCAGCTGTGGGCGGCTGCCGGCCCTTGAATATAACTTTGGAAATGATGTAAACTGAAAGCTGTGAAACGTAATCAGAGATCTGTTTTTTCAACATGTTACTTCAgttttgctttcagttttaCTTTAATCCCATTATACAACCAGAAATGCCACTGGCCCTCTTATATGGCTGCAGTACAGGGAACAAAACACCACGAGTTTTCTGCTTTTATGAGATGCATAACAGCGAGTTAGTTTTTTCCTTCCACTCGTATGACCCCTCTCAGACAAGGCCtactgtgttttgtgcttttaggtccattcagctgcagctgaacatcGGAGTCGAGCAGATCAGGGTGGTGCACCGAGATGGGCGTGTCATCACACTGTCACACCAGGaacaggagctgcaggactTCCTCCTCTCACAGGTATCGCACTTACTCTCCCTCACTGATAACTTCCcacacaggtggaggaggaggccttTGCTTACTGAGCTTAAAACACTGTGGTACAAACTGTTAGTTTCATTGTCTCCAGGCACCAGTTACAGCCATGCATGTGTCACTTCTTAAAGTCGTGCGTGTCCCTGCCTCCTTCTGTCCGTCTTGTTGTTATCACAGATGTCGCAGCATCAGGTGCATGCAGTTCAGCAGCTGGCCAAAGTGATGGGCTGGCATGTCCTAAGCTTCAGTAACCACGTAGGCCTCGGCCCAGTGGAGAGCATCGGAAACGCCTCCGCTGTCACTGTCGCCTCTCCCAACGGAGAGTACGCCATCTCAGGTGAGACGAGTGAAATGGTCAATCAgcccttctctctttttttatacTGCAGTGTCAACATAAACTCATGAAGAAAGCATGATTATACATATTGTGACTACCCAGACAGGAAGTTCACCTCTTAGAAAAACCGTAAAGAAAATCGACtttgaaacatgttaaaaatcaGCCACTTGTGAAGCTTTATTGTTGGCTGTTATGTTGTATTTTTCCATGAAATAAATTGCCAGATTGCCAGAACAGCTAAATAACTTTGGTTTCTGTGTCGGTATCTCAGAATCAAATATCTAACTTTGTCAGCGTGCACTGAAATtcagcacacagagggagaaatacATGAGAAGTGGAAATAATACCACTGATCAGAATGCAGCAGCGATGAGCTAACGTGTTGTATTTTGAGTAATGAGCTCAGTGTCTCTTCCTGAATAGCTCTGCGTTGCTCTCACTGTGGCTGTCGGTCTTTGTGGTAACACGTAGAGCTGAATGTGACCCCGCCCCTGGTGGAAATCATTCAGGATCAGAGAGACATGTTAATGCAAGCTGGAGGATGATTAACAAATCACAACGCTTCACCACAAAATGACTGCTGGAAAGCATCACACCAACATCAGTTACTGTTATTTAGCACCAAAAGAGTATCCTAAGGCAGTGAATGATGGAGTAATACTGAATATCCTCATAACCTGGAGATAAGAGTGTTTGCAGATTTTAACGAgcgtctgtttgtctgctcagtGCGTAACGGTCCAGAGAGCGGCTGCAAAGTTTTGGTCCAGTTCCCCCGCAGCCAGACCAAAGAGCTGCCGAAGAGCGACGTCATCCAGGAGGCCAAGTGGAGTCACCTGAGAGGGCCGAGCAAAGAGGTCCACTGGAGCAAGATGGAGGGACGGAACTTTGTGTACAAGATGGAGCTCCTCATGGCTGCGCTGACTCCCTGTCCGTAGATCCAGCCTCACACAAGCCCTGCTTTGCTTTATGTGCCGTTAAACGGCAGCCAAGTGgccaaacaacaaagaaagaatcCACGTGGAGCGTTTCAGCCACAGCATGCAGGTCCCAAACttgaaacagagcagcagacatgaTTCAAGCCTGTTCATCAAAAACGTGACTTTTCCTTCCTAAACCCTTTTTTACACAACTCGTGGACTTTTTGAACACTGCCATAAACTCCTTTCCATCCAGCAGTGTCTGctgcctgctctgtgtttgatCATGTAAGGTGTAAGTGAGTGTACCTCAATGATTTGATCTGAAATAAAGAGCAGAGTCTTTGTAATATCTTAAGAATGAAGCTATGAGTTAGGTGTTTTCTAGGGACTTCTGGTAAACActtcaaagcatttttattCCTGCAGTCTTATTTTTCCTCATCACTTCTCTTTTTTGAACATGTTGGAAAACTTTCTTCATCTGATTCATCAGTTTTTTCCAGGTTTTTCAAACACCTGATGCAAGTTTAAAGGGTGTTGAGTGAAGCAGAAGAAAATCACAATTCATTTgctaaaacaataaatacagtatgtattgTTTTCCAGAGTCAGGAGTGATATATTTACATCCGATCCAGTGTCATCAGCAGTGAGGTGTAATGAACGTGtactcaaaacaaaatgtaaacataggaCAGGTTTTCAGAACTGACGGGCCGTCGTCATGGATgttgagctgctggagctttaTGTTCTTTAACACAACACCCGAATGTCCAAAAGCAGTCTTTGTTGCAGCACTGGCAGGTGTGACCAACAGTCTGTGGTGTGCTCTCATGTCCAAATCACAGCTAGACGTCCATCAaagaggctgcagctctgtaGCATCGTTTTCTGCATAAAGGGGGAATTAAGCTCGGTCAATGCAGAGACACCACACAACACAGTGATATGAAAGAGCTTCAGAGGCCTTTGTCCTCAAACACAGTGGATGACTTCAACCTATCACGCCCATCAAGCCACATTTATACACTCCACacaatgatgcagaaaaacagctgagTAAACTCTGAACTCGAGGACAAACAAACCTGTCATGTATTTATCGGAGAGCTTTATATCATTTTAATTTAGATTCTGTCACGCTGCTTTACCTGGCATCTGTTTCCTGCGTCTCCATGCCACTATCTTCCTGTAAGCCTTGTCTAGTAGCCACACGGCCAGCATGAGAAGGCCGGCCAAGCAGGCCAGTGCTAAGGCAGAGACCGACAGGTACTGGAGATCCTCATACAGCACCTCTGGAGGACAGGGACACAGGAGCCAAATCACGTTTCAGTGAAAAAACACGGTAAAAAAGTACTTTCCAGagatgcaaacacaacacaaacatgcagagatGAGGTAACACTTCAGCAGGAAGACAATACTGTGATTCACTGTTATAtaataacactgaaaaatacacaaactaaCAAAATCTCACATGTTTATCAAAGAGAGGCAGAACAATGTGTTGTTTACTGATGAATAATTATGATAAACTCAAAGTGTTTTAGGATCTGAAGATACTGACACACATCAGAAATGTGGACGGTTGCCAgttttgttctctgtttttTGCCTTATTTACTCTGGTAGATTTTATTGTGGTTATCTGTGTACGTTCAtgcattcatcattcattttgcagAACACGCTCACGCAgttgcacacattcacagatgGAAGCAGGAATCAAACTGGTAGCTTTCCAGTAACGAGGCTGCTTCTAACAGCCGCAGACAGGCTTGGGAAACCAGGGCGGGGCGGCTGTCATTCTGCTACCGCAGTGCCGATGAGCAGGGCACAGCTGTGGTCAGGCTCCTCGGAGGAGCTTAAGACCGAGGCTCTGATTTCATGCTTGAATCAGGAATGAGGCCACCGGCTGTATTTTGCTGCCCATCCCGTTGAAGAATTGTTTGGCAGGTTCTTGCTCTCGTCTGGTTTGCCGTTGCTTTTGTCGAACAGCAGGTATCAGTGTGTGAAAGCAAGCCCTGCCAGCTCATTAAACCTATGACTGCAGGCTGTGCTGTGTAAAAGTCAATGTGACAATGCAGAGATCTTAGCTATTTGCTTCAGGAAGGAGCCACTCACCGTTCACTTTCAGGGCAAAGCCAGCGTCCttgctgcttcctgttgtttCTGTGACAGTGATCACGTAGAATCCAGCATCCTGCAGCCGCAGGTCTGACAGGCCCATAGAGCCATTGGCGAAGACctgcactctgctgctgtagTCCACCGTTATGTTGGTGAACACCCCCTGCTGCCAAGTCCCGATGGTGCGGCTCACCGCTCCTGACATAAAGTTCCATTGAATGGTGGGGATCCCAACGCAGGTAACatccacagagaaaaacacgTCCTCCTGCACGGACCTGGTGAGGCTCCTCTGAGGAGAATGGATGGAGATGGCCCCAGCTTCCAAAgacaggaggatgaagagatgTGGCGATTTAGATTAGAGATTCAACAGATAGATAGCACACTGTCGGACAAACAGGTGGGTGTGTGACACAGTGCAGCTCCATAAATACCAAACGTGTCACCTGGTAGGTTTTGCATCTCAGGACACAGTTAGTCTCAGCCACTGATAAACTCTGTGAATGATTTGCTTTAAACTGCACGTAGAGGCAGAAAAGTGCCGTCCTGTGCTCGCTGGAGGAGTGAAACTTGTCAAACGAGCTGAAAAGAACCAATTTgaatgttgtgttgtgttgcgAGTTACTGGCCTTGTGACTGTTTTGGCCGCCCCTCatcaaatattttcacagcagtttCAGTGTGGATCTGGTTCTGCTGGTGGTGTGTTTGCTTAATGAGGCACAGGTAAAGAATTCCACCTGGGAATACCAATGCTGACGAAGAAACAAGGCAGCGTTTCTGCCCTTCTATTCAGATCTATTCAGTATGTAAACATagatatgtatatatacatggTGCTGTGTGAAATAATCTGTGAGGCTATACAGCTCTAATGTGACTGTTCTTCGTTCATTTTAGCAAAGAAGCTGAACacagtgttgttgttcttctgtgCAGCAGACCTCCATTTTACTCTTTCCCAGTCccttgttgtgttttcagattcagattttctcTGGGACCTTTGATCCAGACCAGGAGAATCTGATGTTTACATGTACAGGAGCCGTGTGTGCACGACTGTGATGTGCTGACCTACTTGGCTCTACAATGCAggtaaagacacagagacagagacctgAGACAAAGCTGTGAGTCTCCAGCTTTCACTCCTGCCTGGATGGACCCTCATCCTACAGCCTGAATTCAGTCCTCAACAAATACAGGGTTGCCATGCAGCCATGCTATCAAACACAACAGTCAAAAACGTGAGCTCTCTGGAGAAGAATTAGAAACGTGTTGGAGGGCTTACCTAAGTGACACATATATAATGTGATGCTGAGAAACACAGCAACATCTTGAATATCCCAGAGCTTAAAAGGCCACATTAGAATCTCAGACCCATTGGTCGAACCGCAGTAGAAGAATCTCCTCCGGGTTCTTTTACATTCTGATCTATTGTCCTCTCCGTCTTCCTGCTGTCCTGCCGCCTGTCCTCGTCCCCAGGGCGTCCTGctcgtgtgtgagagagttttCCTCCTTATTATTGTGAGAAATCAGAGTCTGTCAGAGAATTGCTGGagtttccttcctctctcaggACTGTGCTGGATTTGTCTTCATACCTGTGCAAGTCACTGCCAGCCAGCACACACCTATCAGACAGGTTGAGCCAGAGATTATTGAGCAAACATGTATTCAGAGTTCTGTGATCTcacacccaccacacacacacacccacacacacccacccacacccacccacacacacacacaaatgaagaaaGCTGCAGAACACACACGTATACCCATCTCAATTTACCTACCTACGCCCAACAAACACTCACCTGCATATGCAGAAACACATTCGCAAAGTGACACCATGATGGGCTGAATCACCTGGTATTCATGGCGACACACCTggtaaaacatgtcaaacaggaagtgtatgttcacacatactgtgtgcaccaagaaacacacacgcacagtgaaCTCAATGACAGTGATATTTCAGTGTATGAATCCACTACCAGGCCTCGCAacatattattttctttctttcttttttttttttttttttaatcattttcatctttataGACTGCTTTGATACATCTGTCTTGTTTGGGATCAGAGAAATTAATTTGACAGGCTTATCTCAGTAAAGAGGTTTTATTTTAAATCTTTTCAGACTACCTAATAGAGTTTTCCcatcagtattttttttatatgaaatgTAGTCTTTTAACTACATTCATGAGGAACCAAACTAGGACCTGTTGgtatgaataaaataaatcctCCATCCTTTCAgcttcaaaacaaaatgcattgtAAAACTTGATGTTTCTTTATTCACAACTGTAGTGCAAGACAACAAATGACAGtggtagtttttctcataagaatattgtCTCATTAATcgattattaattaattaattaatttacatTATTAATTTTGGAGATATTTTGGGCGGGTTTTTCATGGCTTTGGGCGGAGTTTGAGCAGAGCTCATCAAGCTAACGCCGCCTGTCGCCGGCGGAGGCCTCCGTGCTAACGTCTGTTAGCCGAGGCGAAGAAAACTGTCTGTAAGTTCATTTTTACGAAGTAACTTCACATTTCTGTACGGCGGAATATCGCGTTAATTATTCACTTAACAATTATGGAGAAGCCAAATTGCTGTCGACTTATTTTTGGGTGTGTTTTGATTAGCCAAGTTAGCgctaactgttagctaacatgcGAACATGAACGTTTATACTGCTATGCTAATTTTTCCGCTTGTTGCGCAGTAAAAACCGACTCGTGTCAGCGCGTGACATTCAGTGCAAAGTGACATGCTAGCTTTAGGCTAAAAGTAACGTTAGCTTAGTCCAGACTGGCTTGCTTAACTTACTTAGTTCACCTCCATGTCCGCATGCAAAATTATCAGGGTGGCGTTTCATGTAAATTGATCCCACATTTATACAAGGTTCATGTACTTCAGAGATTGTCACTTTGCTTTACGCAGTAATATCACGCAGTTATGCTCTCAAATCACAGTGAGGTGTATTTACAGTttgttagtttttctttttttttctttggtagtttttttctggctttaaattagtaattaaatatttttaaagtaCGAAGATATGAAATTGTGGTATATGCATATATTTGGCGTCAACAGTAAATCTGAACATGTAGACGTGCGGCGAGTGCAACTTGCGCTGTTCTCCACTAGAGGGCGCGGGAGCTCCGTTTGTTGTCGGGCAGGCAGTTATCAGATCAAACATTATTTTCTCCCTCAGGGACTTTCTGTGTGCTTTAAATGTTCGTTTTTCATCAAAAGTCAAATGTCATTACTTTTGTTCGTAATTTGGTTTACAGCTCTCTTTCTGACGGTAAACAGCATGGCTCTCACGTTTTAAATTTCATTGGACAAATTTATGTCATGTGACGTGGAAGTGTTCTTTAGCTATACATGCGACAGTCTGTGTTAATATGACACATTTTTCcgtcatttttctgtcatttcctgtaaTTTGTCTTCGATTTTTCTTATTCGTTGTGTGTAgagtgctgtgttttctgtctcatcGGGTGGAATTGTTATTGAGACTGAAACTCACACCGTCAGTGAGAGTTTTGGTGCCGAGAAATGGCTTCTTCTGTCTGACAAATGGTCATAATAGCTTCTTGGCCTTTTAGTTAAGATCGAGTGTAGTGTCTATTCTTATCAGTTGAATATTTGATATGTCCCTGTCTGGGAACCATATATTAAATTGAATTTGGAACAGGGAGATGGGATAGGGGCTTGCTTCATCGGCTTCATGCTCTGACTTGGTAATGCAGTATTTCCAGAAATGGTGTACCCCTCGTATACTGTGAAATATGAAGAAGTAGAGTAGACCAATTTGAATGGGATTACATTGTCAGTT encodes:
- the med17 gene encoding mediator of RNA polymerase II transcription subunit 17, whose amino-acid sequence is MSGGPAVRVSIESSCEKQVQEVALDGTETYVPPLSMSQNLAKLAQRIDFSQGSDSEEDGGEGEPRDREWGKQEPEEDEGTVKFQPSLWPWDSVRNNLRSALTEMCVLYDVLSVVKEKKYMALDPVSQDPTAGKTPQVFQLISKKKSLATAAQLLLKGAEKLSKSVAENQENRRQRDFNSELLRLRSQWKLRKVGDKILGDLSYRSAGSLFPHHGTFEVIKNTDIDLDKKIPEDYCPLNVQIPSDLEGSAYIKVSIQKQAPDIGDLGTVNLFRRPPKTKVGTQAWHVKLEAAQNVLLCKEIFAQLSREAVQIKSQIPHIVVKNQIISQPFPGLQLSISLCHSTGEKKNHRASPEKPKPDDHLYVLEHNLHQMMREFHKQQLSSVVMPHPASAPFGHKRLRLAGPMAYDKAEISSLQQSEGLLEKIIKQAKHIFLRSRTARTIDSLASRIEDPQIQAHWSNINDVYESSVKVLITSQGYEQICKSIQLQLNIGVEQIRVVHRDGRVITLSHQEQELQDFLLSQMSQHQVHAVQQLAKVMGWHVLSFSNHVGLGPVESIGNASAVTVASPNGEYAISVRNGPESGCKVLVQFPRSQTKELPKSDVIQEAKWSHLRGPSKEVHWSKMEGRNFVYKMELLMAALTPCP
- the vstm5 gene encoding V-set and transmembrane domain-containing protein 5; translation: MWPFKLWDIQDVAVFLSITLYMCHLAGAISIHSPQRSLTRSVQEDVFFSVDVTCVGIPTIQWNFMSGAVSRTIGTWQQGVFTNITVDYSSRVQVFANGSMGLSDLRLQDAGFYVITVTETTGSSKDAGFALKVNEVLYEDLQYLSVSALALACLAGLLMLAVWLLDKAYRKIVAWRRRKQMPENDATELQPL